In one window of Pseudodesulfovibrio sediminis DNA:
- a CDS encoding dihydroorotase: MAKIDLIVRRATLDGKEVDVFVSKGKIVEVKKSVKSLDADDAKVEEAFGLTLMPSMTDVHVHLREPGYEYKEDVESGLRAAAWGGFSNIMCMANTKPINDNASVTEMMLDKARTYWPKGPRLIPIGALTKGLSGKELAPMAELAESGCGAFSNDGVPVKSTKIFRRAIEYASDWNRVVIDHCEDPYMGVAAGVNEGEVSSRLGLPAQPDIAEALQVGRDVLLAEYLDLPIHLAHISCKKSVDLIRFAKERGVKISAETTPHYLTMTEDYLEAEGTEYDTNAKVNPPLRTEADRQSIIEALNDGTIDCLATDHAPHATFEKETEFDVAPCGITGLDTALSVTWQLVKDGVLDKDAFTRAWTTAPCGIFNLPVNTFAPGDPADFFLFDEGEEWTVSNETLYSKGKNTPLLGSTLKGRVKTHFIAGKKIV, encoded by the coding sequence ATGGCTAAGATTGATTTGATTGTCAGACGCGCCACGCTCGACGGAAAGGAAGTGGACGTGTTTGTGTCCAAGGGCAAGATTGTTGAGGTCAAGAAATCCGTGAAGTCGCTCGATGCGGATGACGCCAAGGTCGAAGAGGCTTTTGGGTTGACCTTGATGCCCTCCATGACCGACGTGCATGTACACCTGCGCGAGCCGGGCTATGAATATAAGGAAGATGTGGAATCCGGTTTGCGGGCCGCTGCCTGGGGCGGGTTTTCCAATATCATGTGCATGGCCAACACCAAGCCGATCAATGACAACGCGTCTGTCACCGAGATGATGCTCGACAAGGCTCGCACATATTGGCCCAAGGGCCCCCGCCTGATTCCCATCGGTGCGCTGACCAAAGGATTGTCCGGCAAGGAACTGGCTCCCATGGCCGAGCTGGCCGAGTCGGGCTGCGGCGCGTTTTCCAACGATGGCGTGCCTGTCAAATCCACCAAAATTTTCCGTCGTGCCATTGAATATGCCTCTGACTGGAACCGCGTGGTCATCGATCATTGCGAAGACCCGTACATGGGCGTGGCTGCCGGTGTGAACGAGGGCGAGGTGTCCAGCCGCCTGGGCTTGCCAGCCCAACCTGATATAGCCGAAGCATTGCAGGTGGGCCGTGATGTGCTCCTGGCCGAATATCTGGACCTGCCCATCCATCTGGCGCATATTTCCTGTAAGAAATCCGTTGATCTCATCCGGTTTGCCAAGGAGCGCGGGGTCAAGATCTCGGCGGAAACCACGCCGCATTATCTGACCATGACCGAGGATTATCTGGAGGCCGAGGGCACTGAATACGACACCAACGCCAAGGTCAACCCGCCGTTGCGTACTGAAGCGGACCGCCAGAGCATAATCGAAGCGCTTAATGATGGCACCATCGACTGTCTGGCCACGGATCATGCGCCCCATGCGACCTTTGAGAAGGAAACCGAATTTGACGTGGCGCCCTGTGGCATCACGGGGCTGGACACGGCCCTGAGCGTGACCTGGCAGCTGGTCAAGGACGGGGTGCTTGACAAGGACGCCTTCACCCGTGCCTGGACCACGGCGCCGTGCGGGATTTTCAATCTGCCGGTGAATACGTTTGCACCAGGTGATCCTGCCGATTTCTTTCTTTTTGATGAGGGCGAGGAGTGGACAGTGTCCAATGAAACCTTATATTCCAAGGGTAAGAACACCCCCTTGCTTGGTTCCACGCTGAAAGGACGGGTAAAAACCCATTTCATTGCGGGCAAAAAGATAGTATAA
- a CDS encoding HD domain-containing protein yields the protein MSQPFKDAVGFCKTIMRNGYDAYVINVRLQALTLDETGSEKELDICTEAAFDELQKYFPNIEESEDMSILGSLTEGGVQYFFYPASTEEAAYTDEAVAMMTPRLLKKLEQRGDIPLSSVCPFIPKAKDLYADFADFAEGQIRFKGVPDQALKKDYSLAYRALRFAANFDKEIEANSWAAIVRNVRRVLDYVPMADFLDEWRKVEAEAMHKFFRLLFDAMLLHGLIPEIAALSRVTQIKNPEEGTEETVLEHTLDVMKAYPEELPYDWFGTVACLLHDVGKLYTAEYYDEKWNFLQHHRVGAKVARKILKRLRFEEQDIDLICDLVQNHMRPQFMLTDKGIRRLRSLDEYPRIMEMVKADIKARGGSWREFNHNLKMAERADIPEEEIEPFLDGNRIMELSKLKPGPAIGKIRERLLAAQVRDDVQTVEDAEAFVLAYVEEHRLY from the coding sequence ATGAGTCAGCCTTTCAAAGATGCTGTCGGCTTTTGTAAAACGATCATGCGCAACGGATACGATGCGTATGTGATCAATGTTCGTCTTCAGGCCCTGACCCTGGACGAAACAGGCAGCGAAAAAGAACTCGATATCTGCACCGAAGCTGCCTTTGACGAGCTTCAGAAATATTTCCCCAATATTGAAGAGTCTGAGGACATGAGCATACTCGGCTCCCTGACCGAGGGAGGCGTGCAGTATTTCTTCTACCCGGCATCCACCGAAGAGGCGGCCTACACGGATGAAGCCGTGGCCATGATGACTCCCCGTCTGCTCAAGAAACTCGAGCAGCGTGGCGATATCCCGTTGTCTTCGGTCTGCCCGTTCATTCCCAAGGCCAAGGACCTGTACGCGGACTTTGCGGACTTTGCCGAGGGCCAGATTCGTTTCAAGGGCGTGCCGGATCAGGCACTCAAGAAAGATTATTCGCTGGCCTACCGCGCCCTGCGCTTTGCCGCCAACTTCGACAAGGAAATCGAAGCCAACTCCTGGGCCGCCATTGTGCGCAATGTCCGTCGGGTGCTCGACTATGTCCCCATGGCCGATTTCCTGGACGAGTGGCGCAAGGTCGAAGCCGAGGCCATGCACAAGTTTTTCCGCCTGTTGTTCGACGCCATGCTCCTGCACGGGTTGATCCCCGAGATCGCGGCTCTGTCCCGCGTCACTCAGATCAAGAACCCGGAAGAAGGGACCGAGGAAACCGTGCTTGAGCACACCTTGGACGTCATGAAGGCGTACCCGGAAGAGCTGCCGTATGACTGGTTCGGCACCGTGGCCTGCCTGCTGCATGATGTGGGCAAGCTTTATACGGCAGAATACTATGACGAGAAGTGGAATTTCCTTCAGCATCACCGCGTTGGTGCCAAGGTGGCCCGCAAGATCCTCAAGCGACTTCGTTTCGAGGAGCAGGACATCGACCTGATCTGCGATCTGGTGCAGAACCATATGCGCCCGCAGTTCATGCTCACGGACAAGGGCATCCGCCGTCTGCGTTCCCTGGACGAGTACCCGCGCATCATGGAAATGGTCAAAGCGGACATCAAGGCCCGTGGCGGCTCCTGGCGTGAGTTCAACCACAACCTCAAGATGGCTGAACGCGCTGATATCCCGGAAGAGGAGATCGAACCCTTCCTTGACGGCAACCGCATCATGGAATTGTCCAAGCTCAAGCCCGGCCCGGCCATTGGCAAAATCCGCGAACGGCTGCTCGCAGCCCAGGTCCGCGACGATGTCCAGACCGTTGAGGACGCCGAGGCATTTGTGCTCGCCTATGTGGAAGAGCACCGTCTGTACTAG
- a CDS encoding substrate-binding periplasmic protein: MDKGTRIRWPFRLAIILVVLVSWVSAGAPAAHAEGSELQVITEIAPPSAFYDERGNLAGLAVEVVRAIQRELGTHTEIQVMPWARGYQELNKTPDIALFSTTRTPARERLFKWVGPLFTTHWVLYARKDSGLHITSLEDAKSIERIGVYRDDARAQFLTAKGFHNLDIADRQERSVVKLLGGRIDAVLYSDLGLKAYLAKSGTDPDLVEAVYELGARDLYIAFSMDTAPETVRAWEQAFARLEERGDLQRIREKWLP, translated from the coding sequence ATGGATAAGGGGACACGTATTCGTTGGCCGTTTCGTTTAGCCATTATTCTGGTTGTTCTGGTGTCGTGGGTTTCTGCTGGTGCCCCGGCGGCCCATGCGGAAGGATCGGAACTACAGGTTATCACCGAAATTGCTCCCCCCTCGGCCTTTTATGACGAACGCGGCAACCTGGCCGGATTGGCGGTAGAAGTCGTCCGGGCCATCCAGCGGGAGCTCGGCACGCACACCGAGATTCAGGTCATGCCCTGGGCGCGTGGGTATCAGGAGTTGAACAAGACCCCGGATATTGCCTTGTTTTCAACTACCCGGACACCGGCTCGTGAACGCCTCTTCAAATGGGTCGGGCCGTTGTTTACCACCCACTGGGTGCTGTACGCCCGAAAAGATAGCGGCCTGCACATCACAAGCCTTGAAGATGCCAAATCCATTGAACGCATTGGAGTCTACCGCGATGATGCCCGGGCACAGTTTCTGACTGCAAAGGGGTTTCACAATCTGGATATCGCAGACAGGCAGGAGCGCAGCGTGGTGAAACTGCTGGGTGGGCGCATCGACGCTGTCCTGTATTCGGACCTGGGCCTGAAAGCGTATCTCGCCAAATCCGGTACGGACCCTGATTTGGTCGAGGCTGTCTATGAGCTTGGTGCCAGAGATCTCTACATTGCCTTTTCAATGGACACGGCCCCTGAGACGGTTCGCGCATGGGAGCAGGCTTTTGCGCGGCTGGAAGAGCGGGGCGACCTTCAGCGCATCCGCGAAAAGTGGCTGCCCTGA
- the folD gene encoding bifunctional methylenetetrahydrofolate dehydrogenase/methenyltetrahydrofolate cyclohydrolase FolD: MILLDGKETAATIRAEIKEETTGLEAKYGRKPGLAVVLVGEDPASQVYVRNKERACEDCGIKSIPHRLENASQLELEGLIHKLNNDVTVDGILVQLPLPEGLDSQKILDLIDPDKDVDGFHPVNVGKMSLGIPGFKPCTPAGVINLLKRYDLDPACKKAVVIGRSNIVGKPLAMMLSQSGPCANATVTLCHSRTADLKAECLEADFVFAAIGVPNFVTADMVKEGAVVVDVGINRTDEGLAGDCDFDALKDKVHAITPVPGGVGPMTIAQLMVNTLEAFKMHVGA; encoded by the coding sequence ATGATTCTTCTCGACGGAAAAGAAACGGCGGCCACTATTCGGGCCGAAATAAAAGAGGAAACAACCGGACTGGAGGCCAAGTACGGCCGCAAGCCTGGTCTGGCCGTTGTGCTGGTGGGTGAAGACCCGGCCAGTCAGGTCTATGTTCGCAACAAGGAACGCGCGTGCGAGGATTGTGGCATCAAATCCATCCCGCATCGTCTGGAAAATGCCAGCCAGCTCGAACTGGAAGGCTTGATCCACAAACTGAACAACGACGTGACCGTGGACGGCATCCTGGTGCAGCTTCCGCTGCCCGAAGGCCTCGACTCCCAGAAAATTCTCGATCTCATCGACCCGGACAAGGACGTGGATGGCTTCCACCCCGTCAACGTGGGCAAAATGTCCCTGGGCATCCCCGGTTTCAAACCGTGCACCCCGGCCGGTGTCATCAACCTGCTCAAGCGGTATGACCTGGACCCGGCCTGCAAGAAAGCCGTGGTCATCGGTCGCTCCAATATCGTGGGCAAGCCGCTGGCCATGATGCTCTCCCAAAGCGGTCCCTGCGCCAACGCCACCGTGACCCTGTGTCACTCCCGCACCGCCGATCTCAAGGCCGAATGCCTGGAAGCGGATTTCGTGTTCGCCGCCATCGGCGTACCCAACTTCGTCACCGCCGACATGGTCAAGGAAGGCGCGGTTGTGGTGGATGTCGGCATCAACCGCACCGATGAAGGGCTGGCCGGAGACTGCGATTTCGACGCACTCAAGGACAAAGTCCACGCCATCACCCCGGTTCCCGGCGGTGTCGGTCCCATGACCATCGCCCAGCTGATGGTCAACACACTCGAAGCCTTCAAGATGCATGTTGGGGCATAG
- a CDS encoding multiheme c-type cytochrome: MEYPIWQLTSLAGGFWIALIATVHVYVAHFAVGGGLFLVLAEMAAYRTNNIHLLEWTKKHSRFFLLLTMAFGGVSGVAIWFCIALIAPQATITLIHQFVFGWAAEWVCFLGEIVALIIYYYTWKNMDRRDHLRVGWLYFIFGWFSLFLINGIIGFMLTPGDWVQTKDFWDGFFNPTFWPSLVFRTFFSAACAGLFGFVTATRIQDVKTRMLAVRTCSVWTVLGVLAVMLSGWWYVASLPSAQYEMVAFKSNRVAHFMQYFWIFGTATMLGGLLLAIKAPRRISFTMALVVLLIGQGLFGSFEFVREAGRKPYLIWDTVYSTQILKAHVPVINQKGAIASAKWAPPELAGGITDANRTVAGEFLFQLQCAACHSIHGPMNEITKRTAQYDVDGMDAFLSGMGKINKYMPPFVGTAEERLVLAQYIAVDLNGKTPVVRATRPDQVEATPEPFNTETSEYVLTAWCSRGMGFFAQNNKWVLLPPQNTIRAQLVRRDPSPERVLEDVELTYSIEPDQESDALTGTLELNTEFERFEARVAIPPYAEGVYNPLPIVTITATDTDGTVLATTNMVAPTSDQMGCRNCHDGEWDKAGSGISSVTAENILAAHDRINSTTLSQSQDVVECTTCHDDPLQGVEGNNNKPNLSAAIHGVHAIFLAGREADRSCLQCHPVSTLRGQHEDLGFVCTDCHGEIEDLAISLLKAEQEAEVPGAGRLLAQLTPRTASNKEAINPRQPWINQPDCLTCHVGFTAPETDSAFNTWTEGADTLFAARRDDMDAMHCGACHGSPHAIYPATMRDNVMPLQYMDEAQPMGAQGNCTVCHIEPMDTPMHHDNMGLEN, from the coding sequence ATGGAATATCCCATCTGGCAACTCACCTCGCTGGCCGGCGGTTTCTGGATCGCGCTCATCGCCACGGTACATGTATACGTAGCCCACTTTGCCGTGGGCGGCGGACTCTTTCTGGTCCTGGCCGAAATGGCCGCGTATCGGACCAACAACATCCATCTCCTTGAATGGACCAAGAAACATTCACGGTTCTTCCTGCTCCTGACCATGGCCTTTGGCGGCGTTTCCGGCGTGGCCATCTGGTTCTGCATCGCGCTCATCGCGCCACAGGCGACCATCACGCTCATCCATCAGTTCGTGTTCGGGTGGGCAGCAGAGTGGGTCTGCTTCCTTGGCGAAATCGTCGCGCTCATTATCTATTATTATACCTGGAAGAACATGGACCGCCGGGACCACCTCAGGGTGGGCTGGCTCTATTTCATCTTCGGATGGTTCTCCCTGTTCCTGATCAACGGCATCATCGGGTTCATGCTCACCCCAGGCGACTGGGTGCAGACCAAGGACTTCTGGGACGGCTTCTTCAACCCGACCTTCTGGCCTTCACTGGTCTTCCGCACCTTCTTCTCGGCAGCGTGTGCCGGGCTGTTCGGCTTTGTGACCGCCACCCGTATCCAGGACGTGAAAACCCGCATGCTGGCCGTCCGCACCTGTTCGGTCTGGACCGTCCTCGGCGTGCTGGCCGTCATGCTCTCCGGCTGGTGGTATGTCGCGTCTCTGCCCTCAGCCCAATACGAGATGGTCGCCTTCAAATCCAACCGCGTTGCGCATTTCATGCAATACTTCTGGATATTTGGCACCGCCACGATGCTGGGAGGGCTGCTCCTCGCCATCAAGGCTCCGCGCCGCATCTCCTTTACCATGGCACTCGTGGTGCTCTTGATTGGGCAGGGCCTTTTCGGGTCCTTTGAATTCGTGCGCGAAGCCGGACGCAAGCCCTACCTCATCTGGGACACGGTCTACTCCACCCAGATTCTCAAGGCCCATGTGCCGGTCATCAATCAGAAGGGTGCCATCGCTTCAGCCAAATGGGCACCCCCTGAACTGGCTGGCGGCATCACCGACGCCAACCGGACAGTGGCAGGCGAATTCCTGTTCCAGCTCCAATGTGCGGCCTGCCATTCCATCCACGGCCCCATGAACGAGATAACCAAACGGACCGCCCAATACGATGTGGACGGCATGGACGCCTTCCTGTCCGGCATGGGCAAGATCAACAAATATATGCCGCCCTTTGTGGGTACAGCAGAAGAACGGCTCGTGCTGGCCCAGTACATTGCCGTGGACCTGAACGGCAAAACCCCGGTGGTCCGGGCCACACGGCCCGACCAGGTCGAGGCCACCCCCGAGCCGTTCAACACCGAGACTTCCGAGTATGTACTCACAGCCTGGTGCTCGCGCGGCATGGGCTTCTTTGCCCAGAACAACAAGTGGGTGCTCCTGCCACCCCAGAACACCATCCGCGCCCAGCTCGTCAGGCGTGACCCCAGCCCCGAGCGGGTGCTGGAGGACGTAGAGCTCACCTATTCCATTGAGCCTGATCAGGAATCCGATGCCCTGACTGGCACGCTTGAGCTGAACACGGAATTCGAACGATTCGAGGCCAGGGTCGCCATCCCGCCCTACGCGGAAGGCGTTTACAACCCGCTGCCCATCGTGACCATCACGGCCACGGATACGGACGGCACGGTACTGGCGACCACCAACATGGTCGCGCCCACATCCGATCAGATGGGCTGTCGCAACTGTCATGACGGCGAATGGGACAAGGCCGGATCGGGCATCAGCTCGGTCACTGCCGAAAACATTCTGGCCGCCCACGACCGCATCAATTCCACGACTCTGTCCCAGTCACAGGACGTGGTCGAGTGCACCACCTGCCACGACGACCCCCTGCAGGGAGTCGAAGGCAACAATAACAAGCCGAACCTGTCCGCTGCCATCCACGGCGTACACGCCATCTTCCTGGCCGGACGCGAGGCCGACCGGTCGTGCCTACAGTGCCACCCGGTCTCCACCCTGCGCGGCCAGCATGAAGACCTCGGCTTCGTGTGTACGGATTGCCATGGAGAGATCGAGGACCTCGCCATCTCGCTGCTCAAGGCCGAGCAGGAGGCGGAGGTTCCCGGCGCCGGACGCCTGCTTGCCCAGTTGACCCCGCGCACAGCCTCCAACAAGGAGGCGATCAACCCTCGCCAGCCGTGGATCAACCAACCGGACTGCCTGACCTGTCATGTCGGCTTTACCGCACCGGAAACAGACTCCGCGTTCAACACGTGGACGGAAGGAGCGGACACGCTCTTCGCCGCCCGCCGCGATGACATGGACGCCATGCACTGCGGCGCATGCCACGGCAGCCCGCACGCCATCTATCCGGCAACCATGCGCGACAACGTCATGCCGTTGCAGTACATGGACGAAGCACAGCCCATGGGCGCGCAGGGCAACTGCACAGTCTGCCACATAGAGCCAATGGACACCCCCATGCACCACGACAACATGGGATTGGAGAATTAA
- a CDS encoding methyl-accepting chemotaxis protein, protein MKLGPKMTALGAVLVGLTVSCILGIMLWQSAVVGERLTLYFDKQSQHEIELAVVDARNLLVTQHAALSNELENDMRVLLDIVERNGGLALSDEQAEWTAVNQISKAGSPVRLSKMTLGGQWLGQNAAADKSTILVDEIMRLTGATCTVFQTMNESGDLLRVATNILKTDGNRAVGTYIPSSSIVAQTIRSGETFHGTAYVVNAWYLTQYRPIKDANGKVLGCLYVGILQEGVEQLRDGLKSVVVGETGFLSILGSSGNGAGVVRLHKDAGLEGTNLMGVTADDGENIYKTLIQAANDADGKPVTKKVVLDGTETILAAVGFKPWGWVIVGNGYVQEFMAGKHVADAALSAISWWTVGIGSIMLVLSILTFYWFALKVSRSIGNAVSVMVDVNSGNLNVRELPVETGRFRDEMDVLGEAVNSMGDRLREVVSSVQQSTNSVTKGSAELAQTSMALSEGASNQASAVEEVSASMETMTANIQLNTDNAGQTESIAREAADDAKQGGESVDKTVVAMRQIADKIAIVEEIARQTNLLALNAAIEAARAGEHGKGFAVVASEVRKLAERSGIAAAEIKDLSAHSVSVAEQAGKMLEKMVPDITRTAELVQEIAAGSSEQSSGAEQIKTAVRELDNVVQQNASESEHVAGASEELAAHATQLQETIGFFRLSEGGVAPKASLVTTVKPAPPKPLPQAAPAPAGSGVALEMDSDDDSDYERF, encoded by the coding sequence ATGAAACTGGGACCAAAGATGACAGCACTCGGTGCTGTTCTGGTCGGACTGACTGTTTCGTGTATTTTAGGAATCATGTTGTGGCAGAGCGCTGTCGTGGGGGAAAGGCTCACGTTGTATTTCGACAAACAGTCACAGCATGAAATCGAACTGGCGGTCGTTGATGCCAGAAATCTTTTGGTCACACAGCACGCGGCGCTCTCCAATGAGCTTGAGAATGACATGCGTGTGCTGCTTGATATCGTGGAGCGCAATGGCGGTCTGGCCTTGTCCGATGAACAGGCTGAGTGGACCGCGGTCAATCAGATTTCCAAAGCCGGGTCGCCTGTCCGCCTGTCCAAGATGACTCTGGGCGGACAGTGGCTCGGTCAGAATGCGGCCGCAGACAAATCCACTATTCTGGTGGATGAAATCATGCGGTTGACCGGAGCCACCTGTACGGTCTTTCAGACCATGAACGAATCCGGCGACCTGCTTCGAGTGGCTACGAATATCCTCAAGACAGACGGCAACCGGGCTGTGGGAACCTATATCCCCAGTTCCAGTATCGTCGCACAGACTATCAGATCCGGCGAGACCTTTCACGGTACCGCCTATGTGGTCAACGCTTGGTACCTGACACAGTATCGGCCCATTAAGGATGCCAACGGCAAGGTGCTTGGCTGTCTGTATGTGGGCATCCTGCAGGAAGGCGTTGAGCAGTTGCGCGACGGCCTGAAATCCGTCGTGGTCGGCGAAACCGGCTTTCTTTCCATTCTCGGCAGTTCGGGCAATGGCGCCGGGGTTGTCAGGCTGCACAAGGACGCGGGCCTTGAAGGTACCAATCTGATGGGTGTCACGGCAGATGATGGAGAAAATATTTACAAGACGCTTATACAGGCGGCCAATGACGCAGACGGAAAGCCCGTGACAAAGAAGGTCGTGCTGGATGGCACGGAAACCATTCTCGCTGCAGTCGGCTTCAAGCCGTGGGGCTGGGTTATTGTCGGTAACGGGTATGTGCAGGAGTTCATGGCAGGCAAGCATGTCGCTGATGCCGCGTTGTCCGCCATCAGTTGGTGGACGGTGGGTATCGGCTCGATCATGCTGGTGCTCAGTATCCTGACATTCTACTGGTTCGCGCTGAAAGTGAGCCGGTCCATTGGCAATGCGGTGTCTGTCATGGTTGACGTCAACAGCGGTAATCTGAACGTGCGCGAACTGCCTGTGGAAACCGGTCGTTTCCGCGATGAAATGGATGTTCTGGGTGAAGCCGTGAACTCCATGGGTGATCGGCTGCGTGAGGTCGTCTCCAGCGTGCAGCAGTCCACCAATAGCGTGACCAAGGGCAGTGCCGAGTTGGCGCAGACGTCCATGGCCCTGTCCGAGGGGGCGTCCAATCAGGCCAGCGCCGTGGAGGAAGTCTCCGCTTCAATGGAAACCATGACCGCCAACATCCAGTTGAATACGGACAATGCCGGACAGACCGAATCCATCGCGCGTGAGGCGGCCGACGACGCCAAGCAGGGCGGCGAGTCCGTGGACAAGACCGTGGTCGCCATGCGGCAGATTGCGGACAAGATCGCCATTGTCGAGGAGATCGCCCGCCAGACCAATCTGCTGGCGCTGAACGCGGCCATCGAGGCAGCGCGCGCCGGAGAGCATGGCAAGGGTTTTGCCGTGGTCGCCTCCGAGGTGCGCAAGCTGGCCGAACGCAGCGGTATCGCGGCTGCCGAGATCAAGGATCTGTCGGCGCACAGTGTCAGTGTCGCCGAGCAGGCCGGAAAGATGTTGGAAAAGATGGTGCCGGATATCACCCGGACAGCCGAGCTGGTGCAGGAGATCGCTGCCGGAAGCTCCGAACAGAGTTCCGGGGCCGAACAGATCAAGACCGCCGTTCGGGAGCTGGACAACGTCGTGCAGCAGAACGCCTCTGAGTCAGAGCATGTGGCGGGCGCCTCGGAAGAGCTGGCTGCCCATGCAACCCAGTTGCAGGAGACCATAGGCTTCTTCCGTTTGAGTGAAGGCGGCGTCGCGCCCAAGGCTTCTCTGGTCACCACCGTCAAACCGGCTCCGCCCAAGCCGCTGCCTCAGGCTGCCCCCGCTCCCGCTGGGAGCGGCGTGGCTCTGGAGATGGATTCGGATGACGATTCGGATTACGAACGTTTCTAA
- a CDS encoding type III pantothenate kinase yields the protein MGTILLFDAGNTNTKICLADEEGLGESYTLPTRPANTGDDWGLKIESILMREDVSPSDIEACVISSVVPPLDPLISHMASRFFDCQTLFAARDLPIDLINEYTRPEKVGADVLVGCYSARMTYEEKNLIVIDFGTATTLACVAENAFKGGLICPGVLSSAGALASGTAKLPKVDLAVASDALVWGKTTEECLSQGFLFGFASMIDGLVTKLSAQLKDPFVVATGGLARDIAQLSGAIDELRPDLVMEGLWMAYYNR from the coding sequence ATGGGTACCATACTGCTTTTTGATGCGGGTAATACCAATACCAAGATCTGTCTGGCCGATGAAGAAGGGCTGGGCGAATCCTACACGCTGCCTACCCGACCGGCCAATACCGGTGACGACTGGGGCCTCAAGATTGAGTCCATCCTCATGCGCGAGGACGTGTCACCCTCTGACATTGAGGCGTGTGTCATTTCAAGCGTCGTCCCGCCGCTGGACCCGTTGATCTCGCACATGGCTTCACGTTTTTTTGACTGCCAAACGCTGTTTGCGGCACGCGATCTGCCCATAGACCTGATCAACGAATATACCCGGCCGGAAAAGGTGGGTGCGGACGTACTTGTAGGGTGCTATTCGGCCCGCATGACCTATGAGGAGAAAAACCTCATCGTCATTGATTTCGGTACGGCCACCACCCTGGCCTGCGTGGCGGAAAACGCGTTCAAGGGCGGGCTTATCTGTCCCGGCGTGCTCTCCTCTGCCGGAGCGCTTGCCAGCGGTACCGCCAAACTCCCCAAAGTGGACCTTGCGGTTGCCAGTGATGCCCTTGTATGGGGAAAAACCACTGAGGAGTGCTTGAGTCAAGGCTTCCTGTTCGGGTTCGCGTCAATGATTGACGGTCTTGTCACCAAGCTCTCTGCCCAGCTCAAAGATCCTTTTGTGGTGGCGACAGGCGGCTTGGCCCGCGACATCGCCCAACTCTCAGGGGCCATTGACGAGCTACGTCCTGACCTGGTCATGGAAGGGCTGTGGATGGCATACTACAACCGCTGA